A section of the Clostridium sp. TW13 genome encodes:
- the pknB gene encoding Stk1 family PASTA domain-containing Ser/Thr kinase: MIGKILGDRYEIIEKIGEGGMSYVYKAKCHKLNRFVAIKILKEAFNSNQEIVEKFKREATAIANLINANIVNILDVGTQDDVNYIVMEYINGKTLKQIINENGKMSYQAAINIGIKVANALDCAHRNNVIHRDIKPQNIMVTPEGIVKVTDFGIAKSVDAATISFTTSVMGSAHYFSPEQAKGSYVDCRTDLYSLGVVMYEMVTGRVPFDGDSPVSIAVKHLQEEVVPPKNINPAIPLGLNEFILKAMGKEPVKRYQSAKEMIVDLEKILNDPNVVLNVVENENDFTRIMQPVNVPLNTSATTPKKKVEEDDEDEDYDDDYDEEEDEDPAKKKKRKKKNFIIYGIIIIALIGLAAGGALVFANVMNQQQATTQQIKVPTGLVGKNKDDVKKAIEDAGLVYMEAGNESSETVPQGSVTKVYPAEGTDVKKGDSIRVFVSSGVETVKVPSLVGKYESSAIQALRDAGLDVGQISREFSSADDKDKVIRQSKNEGEDVKKGEKINIVVSKGEEILVSKVPNVSGMKKDDAVKALNDAKFQVNLLQGDTTSDKSKDGIVYSQSQPAGSQVKQGETVEIHYYKYVEPTPDPKPATTPPTPDPKPATTPPKP, from the coding sequence ATGATAGGTAAAATCCTTGGAGACAGATATGAGATAATTGAGAAAATAGGAGAAGGTGGCATGTCTTATGTATATAAGGCAAAATGTCATAAGCTTAACAGGTTTGTTGCAATCAAAATATTGAAGGAAGCATTCAATAGCAACCAAGAGATAGTTGAAAAGTTCAAACGTGAAGCAACAGCTATTGCTAACTTGATTAATGCCAACATAGTGAATATTTTAGATGTAGGAACCCAAGATGATGTGAATTATATTGTTATGGAGTATATAAACGGGAAAACTTTAAAGCAAATTATAAATGAAAATGGCAAAATGTCATATCAAGCAGCTATTAATATTGGTATTAAAGTAGCTAATGCGTTAGATTGTGCTCATAGAAACAATGTAATTCATCGTGATATAAAGCCTCAAAACATAATGGTAACACCAGAAGGTATAGTTAAAGTTACTGATTTTGGTATAGCGAAATCTGTAGATGCAGCAACAATTTCCTTTACAACTAGCGTTATGGGATCAGCTCATTATTTTTCACCAGAACAAGCTAAGGGATCTTATGTTGATTGTAGAACTGACCTATATTCACTAGGGGTTGTTATGTATGAGATGGTTACAGGTAGAGTTCCATTTGATGGTGATAGTCCAGTGAGCATTGCGGTAAAGCATCTTCAAGAAGAGGTGGTACCACCTAAGAATATAAATCCAGCAATTCCTTTAGGTTTAAATGAGTTTATATTAAAGGCAATGGGTAAGGAACCTGTAAAAAGATATCAATCAGCAAAAGAAATGATTGTAGATCTTGAAAAAATTCTTAATGATCCTAACGTGGTTTTAAATGTTGTAGAAAATGAAAATGACTTTACTAGAATAATGCAACCAGTAAATGTACCATTAAATACTTCTGCTACTACTCCGAAAAAGAAAGTGGAAGAAGATGATGAAGATGAAGATTATGATGATGACTATGATGAAGAGGAAGATGAAGATCCAGCAAAAAAGAAAAAAAGAAAAAAGAAGAATTTTATAATTTACGGAATTATTATCATTGCACTTATTGGATTAGCAGCAGGGGGGGCTCTAGTGTTTGCAAATGTTATGAATCAGCAGCAAGCAACAACTCAACAGATTAAAGTCCCAACAGGTCTTGTTGGAAAAAATAAAGATGATGTTAAAAAAGCTATAGAAGATGCTGGTCTAGTGTATATGGAGGCTGGTAATGAATCTAGTGAAACAGTTCCACAAGGTTCTGTAACCAAGGTTTATCCAGCAGAGGGTACTGATGTAAAGAAGGGCGACAGTATTAGAGTATTTGTAAGTTCAGGAGTAGAAACAGTAAAGGTACCTTCATTAGTTGGAAAATATGAAAGCAGTGCAATTCAAGCTTTAAGGGATGCAGGTCTTGATGTAGGTCAAATATCAAGAGAATTTTCTAGTGCTGATGACAAGGATAAGGTTATAAGACAATCAAAGAATGAAGGCGAAGATGTAAAAAAAGGTGAAAAAATTAACATAGTTGTTAGCAAAGGTGAAGAAATTCTTGTATCAAAGGTACCAAATGTATCTGGTATGAAGAAAGATGATGCAGTTAAAGCATTGAATGATGCTAAATTCCAAGTTAATTTGCTTCAAGGTGATACAACTTCTGATAAGAGTAAAGATGGTATTGTATACTCTCAAAGTCAACCAGCTGGTAGTCAAGTAAAACAAGGTGAAACTGTTGAGATACATTATTATAAGTACGTAGAACCAACACCTGATCCAAAGCCAGCAACAACACCTCCAACACCTGATCCAAAGCCAGCAACAACACCTCCAAAGCCATGA